Proteins encoded by one window of Eremothecium cymbalariae DBVPG#7215 chromosome 1, complete sequence:
- the CPR7 gene encoding peptidylprolyl isomerase CPR7 (similar to Ashbya gossypii AEL062C) translates to MSCTRNAYLDISIDGKAVGRIVFQLFLDVAPMAAKNFLELCKGEVKIGDRQLSYKLNRFHRVIKNFMVQGGDIIFGSGENINPEEVGKGGCSIYAEKQDFENSKDGGSACFGNFKDENLEELKESFILAMANIGEKDTNSSQFFITTTATPHLNFQHSIFGRVIGGKSVVRSIEKCPTDKDGWPEVTVLIEDCGEWHEGMDIPLYNASNAPDGGDIYEEYPEDDTHFDGEDFQKAYEASNTIKESGTILFKRKDYQNAYYKYRKSLRYVNEYIPDIELDDERFLLFNKLKMKLYLNLSFVLFILSRHDESITYANYLIEMEGVTSLDKAKAYYRRGNCYLVKKRLEDALQDYKNCKEYNPNDEVVTKRILEIESKLEEKLEKTKKSISKFFQ, encoded by the coding sequence ATGAGTTGTACCAGAAATGCTTATTTAGATATATCTATTGATGGCAAGGCTGTTGGACGAATTGTGTTCCAATTGTTCTTGGATGTGGCTCCTATGGCTGCcaaaaacttcttggaATTGTGTAAAGGTGAGGTTAAAATCGGAGATAGACAGTTAAGCTACAAACTCAATAGGTTTCACAGGGTGATCAAAAACTTTATGGTGCAGGGTGgagatataatatttggGTCTGGCGAAAATATCAACCCTGAAGAGGTTGGAAAAGGTGGCTGTTCAATATATGCGGAGAAACAAGATTTCGAGAACTCTAAAGATGGTGGGAGTGCTTGCTTTGGCAACTTTAAGGATGAAAACTTAGAGGAACTTAAAGAATCTTTCATTCTTGCAATGGCTAATATTGGTGAAAAGGATACCAATAGCTCCCAGTTTTTCATTACTACAACTGCTACTCCGCATTTAAACTTCCAGCattccatttttggaaGGGTGATTGGTGGGAAATCTGTTGTACGTTCCATAGAAAAATGTCCGACAGATAAGGATGGTTGGCCTGAAGTAACTGTGTTGATTGAGGATTGTGGTGAGTGGCATGAAGGAATGGATATTCCCTTGTACAATGCAAGTAACGCCCCTGATGGGGGAGATATTTATGAAGAATACCCTGAAGACGATACTCATTTTGATGGAgaagattttcaaaaggCATACGAAGCTTCAAATACAATTAAAGAGTCTGGTACTATCCTTTTTAAACGGAAAGATTATCAAAATGcttattataaatatagaaaatcaTTGAGATATGTGAATGAATATATTCCAGATATTGAGCTTGATGATGAGCGGTTTCTTTTATTCaataaattgaagatgaaattATACCTGAACCTCAGCTTCGTTCTATTTATTCTCAGCAGACACGATGAATCCATCACATATGCTAATTACCTGATAGAGATGGAAGGAGTTACTTCACTAGACAAAGCAAAAGCCTACTACAGACGGGGAAACTGCTACCTTGTTAAGAAGAGATTAGAAGATGCTCTCCAAGATTACAAGAACTGCAAAGAATATAACCCAAATGATGAGGTAGTTACCAAAAGAATTTTGGAGATAGAGTCCAAATTAGAGGAGAAACTGGAAAAAACTAAGAAaagtatttcaaaattctttCAGTAG